The following is a genomic window from Cygnus olor isolate bCygOlo1 chromosome 26, bCygOlo1.pri.v2, whole genome shotgun sequence.
GCCATCGCATTCTGTCCCACCGGGCTGCAGCATTTCACcattttacctttatttttattttttctaacattttacCTCGCAGCCGGCCCATGGCAGCTCAGCACCGTAccctggcagctcagcaccacgaGCGGGTGCCAGACCAAGCGCACACAGCTCACCAGGGAGTGCGGTGCTTGCCAGGGAACGTGCCGAAACTGCCCGGCTCAGCCcgtccccagcccagctgagatctgcgtttttttttttaatatattttgaagcAGACGAATTAGCGATGTGCCTCGTTTAGACAGTTCAAATCCCACTCATTTTAATTAGCGCGgcctggcagccctgctgcggGTATTACACGGGGCGACAGCGTGCTTTCCAGGTGGCgggtttttaaaatgctgttgacATTTCGCGGACCGAATGACTTAAACGATAACAAATTAACAGACGGCTCCGTGCGTGCGCGCCGCTCCGTGTCTGGCTCCGCGGGAGCTCCCGCGAGCAGACCCCAGCCTGGGAGCGCGCCCGGGATTTACGGggtggggaagcagcagggggGGGATCGGAGGCACCAATAAAACTTTGCCGGCAATGAAAAGCCAGGACGGGTCCGAGACAAAGTCACCCAGAGCCTGGGGTGCGTGGGGATGGATGGGGACGTGCCCTGCCcgtcctgtccccagccccgtccccacaCCGGAGCatgccccagcaccccccgtGCCTCCCCGCAGGGTCCCCAGGGGCCTGTCGCTGCCTGTGCCACCCCGAGCCCTGCTCGTCAGTGGCACGTCTGCCACCCACAGctgtggggacggggacagggacggggcgCAGCATCACCAAGGAGGGAGAGCCCAAGCTGTGCAGGCAGCCTGTCCCCATGTGCCATCGCCCTGTCCCCATGTCACATCCCTCTGTCCCTGCATCTCACCACCTTCTCCCCACGTTCCATCGCCCTCtccataaaatattatttccttagCTTTACGTGTGACTTCATGCCTATGGCCCTAAAAGCGCCAGGCTGAGCAGACTTATGGCTGGGGGGGGacggtggggacggggacatcAGGGGCCATCAGGCTGGGGAGCCTGGGTcgcactgctgctgccccctccctcccacacaCCTGCAGTGTCCCGTGCTTGTCCCCAACCCAAGAGACCCCCTGGGGTGGTGGGACGGGGGCTGAGGGGGCACCgtgccagggctgctctctgctccccccCCAACAAAGGCAGAGCCCTCCCCTGGCCCTGGAAGCGCCCGGCCCCGTCCATGCCATTTATCACAGCTAATCAGCTTTAATTCAGCAATTTGTCAGTCCGGCAAAAGCCCTTGGagttggttgatttttttttccccaaaatataattattattattattcccctGATAAGCATGGGCCCTTCTGTTACAATCGCCTTAGCTTGGGCTTTAATaacaatcattaaaataaataattttttttaaaataaaaggaagagagaagagctttttatttttttgtattgttttgtatgtgtttgaAATTGTTTCCCAGTAAATCGCAGCCCTTTgtattaattttacattttaaaatgttaccttGCCAGGGGCAGGGTTGGCACAACCGACTcggaaaaggagagggaaggagagcgAGCAAAGCCCTTCTCCTTAATTAGCGCCTGTCCCTGTGTGATCAGAGTGCTTATGAGGCAGGTAATGAGCTGGATggcggctccgcgccgccgcccggctcCTTCGGCAGGGCTCAAGGACCTGAGCCCCCGTCCTGGCCCCCCCTGCTGCTTTTGGGGTGCCTTTTTGGGCACCGGTGGTGCTTTGGGGGCTGcctctgtccctgctggggcGTGCAGCGTCGTCGGTGCATTCAGGACATCCGTGTGATGAGTTTGAGCCAGCCTCAGCCCGGGTGCTCGGGCGGTGTCGGGGAGCACCAGGGGGTGGCTGCGGGCAGGATtggtgcggggggggggcacaacgTGGGACACATACGGGACACGTCGTGGTGTTGGGGGGAGCGGTGCTGCAGGAGCCTCAAGTTAATTAGCAGAGAAAAGTCATCacaagggggggaaaaaaggagaagcacCAGGTTGGCTCCTGGGGGGGGTGCGGGGTTGGGCTGGAGGGGggccagggtgctgggggcagggaccgggtgctgctgtggggtgggagCCGCCGTGCACAGGGACATCTCCCGGATCCGCTAATCCCTTAATCTCTCCGTTAATCAGTGCCAAAAACGCAAATTACAACGGGATTGCGGCACGCATCAGCACTAATACCAAAAGGGCTGATGCTTATCGCGGtgaataatgatttttttgcTCCTCAGTACCGAGTGTCGCCCGTTTATTAATCCCACAACACCGAGGCGCCGGGTTTAATCTCCTGAGGTTGAtcctgggggggggaggctggggcgatgggggggtgcggggctgggcaggatcaggccccttggggggggggggggggtgcagggtgcTGACGCCAGCTGTGCCGCAGGTTCCACCGCGGGGACTACACGGTGGAGGTGAGCATCAACGACTACCTGGACATCTACTGCCCGCACTACGAGGAGCCGCTGCCCGCCGAGCGCATGGAGCGCTACGTCCTCTACATGGTCAACTATGAGGGGCACGCGTCCTGCGACCACCGGCAGAAGGGCTTCAAGCGCTGGGAGTGCAACCGCCCCGACTCCCCCAACGGGCCCCTCAAGTTTTCCGAGAAGTTCCAGCTCTTCACCCCCTTCTCGCTGGGCTTCGAGTTCCGGCCCGGCCACGAGTACTACTACATCTGTGAGtggggggctggcgggggggtTGAACACTGCCCCCCAAATCTGCCCCAGTTCCCCTGAGCGAAGGGGAGCAGCGGCCACACTGGCTGTCCAAAACGCTACAAAGCCCCCAAACCTGGGCACGTGGCAGGATTGGGCCCCTTTTTAATTCCCGGAGCTGCCAGGCTCTGAGGTGGcggtagaggaggaggagaaagaggaggaggaggaggatgaggaagagagctgctccagccttgGGAAAATAAGCTAATGGGCTCGGATCGGGCGCTGGGAGCCTTGTGATCAATAAAgggtaaaaaagtaaaaataaattagaaacagTGACCCCCGAGCACCCGCTGGTGTTACAGGGAGGCAGGGACGCCTCTCTCCTCGCTCAGGAGCTGCCCGGCCTGCTTATCTCCCTTATtatttctccccctttttcctaAAGCATCTGTTTTCAGCCCACTTAATTTGTTCCTTTTATCTATATTAAATTACCATTTTCCCCCCTCGCTCTCTCCCCCTGTAAAATGTCACTCGTGAAATAACGGCAGCTACaactctctcttcccccccccaccccgttttattttatttttttattttttttttatttttaatgtcgTTAGGGAGAGATTACACAGGAGTAAATGGTGAAGCTGATCATTGCTAAACCGGTTAGGATTCATGTCATGCGGAACATTAGAAATTATGCCTCTTTGAGGAACCGTATTTAGcagacatgaaagaaaagaaattacctCCTCCTCGCGCCCGCGGATTGGAATGCCATTAACCTCGcgggcacggggacggggccGCGCTCCCGCGCTGGGCCAAGGTCGTGCGCTGGCcctggggacggggatgggCACCACAGGCTCCGTGCACAGTGCCAGGCACCTGCGCCGTGACCTTCCCGAATTTCGGCAGTCGTGTTCCCTAACAGGGCGCTGCAcgagggaggaaaaggaggggatAAGAAGTAATGGGTGCTCCGGCACCCGCTGCCCGGACCCTGCTCCATCACTGGGGACGTAGTCCCGGTGTCGCTGCTCAttctggggtccccagagccTGCCGTGTCCCCCCCGACAGCTGGCGGGGAAGGGGTGCTGGTGGCCCGGAGCCGCGCGTGCCAGGCAGGGTGGCCTCTTGCTGCCGGCTCTTGCACGAGCCACATCCCAATTCCCCCTTCTTCCAGCTCAAATTAAACTTTATTGAGGGTAATGCGCTCTTCCCttctttaattcaaaaaaaaaaaaaagaaagaaaattaaattcctataaaaacacatatataaaaatcacattttctaatATTGCGGGGGGACTTTCACCAAGATAATTACTGCAGTTACTCCCTTTGTCTCTCCCATGGAATATTAGTTTTGCTCTGCCTTTAGCCTCATTTTGCCTGCGAGGGAGAGCCACGCAGACCTGCTCTTGCTCTCGCCCTCCTTGGTGGCACGGGGGACAGGACAGAGGCCACCGGAGAGCCACCAGCGAGGATCAGGCTTTGGGCAAGGGGCTCCTGTGGCACACATCAGCCAGAATCGCCCCatgccgtggggctgggcatTGCAGACGTGGAGCCCTGtccccattcccttccctgtccccatcccggGGGCTTGGGGCTGTGGGTGCAGGCAGAGCATCGCCgccagcaccccggggtgccacCGTGAAACCCGGGGCTTCCCCAGTGGTGATGGTGACACCGACACCGAACCCTCGCCCCTTCCTCCGCTCTTCCCATCCCTGCCCTCGTGTTCTGCAAGGCGTTTAATCCCACGTGTTAGCCGAGAGCCcacggagctgctggaggcagcccGAATATTTGCTGCTGATCGCTGCCAGCTGCACTGGGACCAGTAAAGGCCCTTCACTGGGCTgccctggagcagggcagggccagccccagccctcccacTATAAAAGGTCCCTGCCCTGAGGGGGTCCCTGCCCCGAGGGGGCTCTGCTCATCCCcactgggggctgtggggtccGAGCTGATGCCTTGCTAAtggggctgcttctctctccccttcGTGCTTCTCCGCAGCTGCTTCTCCCCCGAACATGGTGGACAGGCCCTGCCTCAAGCTGAAGGTTTACGTTCGGCCGACGAGTAAGTGAGCGCCACGGGGCCGTGgggtgggggctgtggggcacagGTGCCCTGCGGGGTGGGCTGCTGGCCCCCGGGGGGTTGCTGCTTTCAGCCACTGGTGGGTGAGGGGGGACCTCTGGTTTCTGTGGGACTTGGCTGCATAAATATGGCTTTAGAGGGGGGGGAGGTTTGGGGCAGGAGCCCCTGAGCTTTGGGAAAACGCAGACCTTGTGCCAAGTGCTGCGGTTGCATCCAATCCCCACGGCACGCCAGGTCCCGGGTGacccccggtgtccccagggtgGTGCTTGTGTGTCACCGAGGTGCAGGAGGCTGCGAGCACCGGGGGGGGCAAACCCTGCTGGTGTCCTGGGGCTTGGGGGTGCCCCCATCCTGCCCAAAAAGCTCCTCTGTAGGGTCCGTGCCCGGAGCCACGGCTGGCGCAGGGCGAGCGCCTCGCCTGGGCGGCTGCCGCCTGCCGCTGGGtttcagaaaggggaaaaaaaaaataataatctctgCACAGTGGCTACTTTTCAGAATCAAATAACtcagccatttaaaaaaacaaattaataattttcttctcctgttaaCGTGTAATTAGCAaatggcagcagctctccctgggGAAGGGCTGAGTGCCTGCGAAATGTCACCATTTAAAAggatgtctttcttttttttttatttgcatggctttaaaataaaacccaataTAATGAAACCATCTGtaaaaaatcattctgttttgttcaggACTAGGGcataatgggggaaaaaatctctcctgatataattttttttagtattttaataatattggGATTTTATTATGCGGGTGCCTTGCAGAGAAGGGCTGCCTTTGTGCAGCCGTGGCACAGGCACTGCTCGGGGAGGGGGAAACACGGGGCCCCCGGGGAATCCACTCTGGACCCTGGGACCTTTGCATCTGCAAGCACCCGGCTCTGGGTGAGACGGGTCCTGGGTGACCCCACGTGAGGACCCTGCAGGATGGGGGCAGGaggatggggcaggggcaggcactgCTTTTCCTGGCTCTGGGTCTGTAAAAAATCCTTAATCCGGTGATAAACACGAGAGAGCAGAGCCCGGGGAGTGCGCTAACAGCGTTAGCCATAATTTAACTTATTTCTGGCCACGCGCCGCTTTGCCACCCGGCGCGGTGCCGGATTGCTGGGCTGGTGTCACGCAGCTGGGCCGgatccagccctgctggcaTCCAAGCAGTCggggaggctgggcaggggaCGGGGCCCAGGCGCTGCCTGACGCCACCCTGGGGTCCCCAAACCCAGTGGGGTGCTGAGCATCACCCCCTCCCCTTGCCCGCCGTGCCCCGGGGTGGGCTCAGCCGTCTCAtgcctcccttctcctccctcccgcAGACGATTCCCTCTACGAGTCCCCGGAGCCCATCTTCACCAGCAACAACTCGTGCTGCAGCCTCAGGGTGCCGCACGCCGCGCTCGTGGTGGTGCCGGTCTTCTGGACGCTGCTGGCCTCCTAGCGCCGCGGGGCGAGGTGCGGGACGGAGCGGGGCTGTGCTGCCGGCCAGgagccccccggagccccccgcaCCAGTGCAGCGCGCCGGGGGAGCAGTCCCGCACCAGCGGCGGTGGAACCGGGACGGATCCTGCCCGCGCACCTCGAGGgctcccttccctgcagctcgCTCGGCTCCGGCTCCCCCGTAGGATGttgctttttacatttctagACCAAATATAGAGTCCtgatttttgattattttcgatttttttttttaaaagatttttatttttgttggctCCGTTTTCAGTCCAGGCTTCCCTGTGTCAGACTGAACCGCACGGGGGGGGCGCTGGGCGCTGAGCCCCTCTCTGGGGCCGTGATGGCTGCGGCATGGCACACTGCCTTCGCCCGGCGAGATGGACACCGCCACGGTGCCGATGGCATGGACTCCTTCCCAGCCTGGCCGCCCCTCTTGCAGCAGGACGTCGCAGCGCACGGGGATGGGGGACCCGGACGGACACGAGGCTTCTGGGGGGGTCCCCGAGCTACGAGACCCCTGGGGTGACCCCTCCCCATGGCTCGCACTGTGGATGTCACTTCCATCCCCACGGGGCGGCTCCGCCAGCAGCGAAGTGGCAGCACCCACGGGGAGCCCTGGGGGTTCTGGATGGCACCAGGAGCCCCCCCAGGTGCTCAGCTGGATCTGGGGCTGGAGTAGGGCCGACCGCTGCCCCCCCTGGTGCTGCATTCCCTCTGTGTCAGCCCAAGCCTgtgcccccccgggggctggaTTCCCCCCCACCGCCAGGATGGAGCAGCTTTTTGGGTCTGCACCCCATCCTCCTCGCCGCCTCCCAGCTGCTCATGGCCCCACGGGCTCGTCCCCAGCATCGGCCGTGGGGGGCGGATGGGGCCCCCCCTATGATTGTCCCCCCCGCTCCGCACGGGGCTGGCACCGGGGCCACGGCTGCGCCGGGCTTTGgcttcttctcctcttctttcttcgCATCCAAAAGGAAACCATGGAAAAACCCCATCGGCCCCGAAGCGCAGGGGGTGAGAGATGAACCAGAGAGGGGCCCGGCCCCTCCTCGCCTTAAATCCAGGactgtgtccccccccccccggggggctcaCGCCGGGGGCGGTGGCCCCGGGACGCCGGCTCTGCCCGCGCCGAGCCCTTTCCACGGACCTTTTCCAGCCCCGTCTCTTTTCTCCGCGGGGGCCCGGGGGCCGCTCCGCTCTGTAAATACAGCCGGCAGGCGCTATACTGTGAGCGTTTTTTTATGTATTGTTGAGAATGAATTTTATGGaagggtttattttatttttatttgattatttttattttttagactaGGACGCTGAAATCTCGCAATAAGCTCATCTCaaccatccaaaaaaaaaaaaaaaagaataaaattacaaaacgacgataaaaaaaaaacacattccccgccaccgcccccccccATCCTGTtgcccccccccgtcccccccgtccccctgtGTCTTGACCAGGTCGTGGTTCTCGAAGGTGAGCGAAAGCATCGTGGTTCTCCTGGCACCGGTACCCCGGGGGtgagggggggccgggggccgtGCCCAGGCACCGCTCCAGCACCGCCGGGCTCGCAGGGGAGTGGCGACGGCAAAACCTGGCCTTCGGtctgtgttttatatatatatagattatatatataaatatctatatTGTGTACAGCGACTGTGAGAGAGTTAAAAGCAAAGTGAGGCAGCAACACTTGCAGGGAGCTCTGAGCAGAGGCGAGGGTTgggtgagggctgggggggggttgCTTGGGTCGGTTTTCCCCTTGGGAGCAGCCCGTTGTCGGCGCTGGTTTTGCGTGTTGGTCTCCGTCCCGCCTAGCTTCGTCCTTAGCCACGCCGCTTTCGTCCTCGACGTCGTGCTGATGGTAACCGGATCACCACCTAATTTggattctgtatttttttataataaaataaaaataaatgtcatgtgGGGCCCTTGCTTTCGAGAAGTGCCTTTCCCTCCCGCCGCCGCTGGGCTCCGATACAAAATGCACCACCGGTccggccaccagcagcaccgggAGGCACTGGGGTGCAGCGGGGCGGCCGCGCTCGGCTCCTTCCCCGGTCCCCGCGCCGCCCTCTCCACCGGTGCAAGGGGGCTGTGCCGCCAGACCGCTCTGCTGGGTGGTGCGTTAATTACGGGAAGGATTTAATTACTGTGTTAATGAATAATAATGgatattaaattaattaatatgcGATTGTTGATAGTACTTAATGATTGGAGGCAATGCAGCCCAGTGGGTGGGCGCTGCAGGCTGGGACGTGGCGCTCCGGCGTCTCCCCAGGTGCTCGCCCGctgctgcctcagtttccccttgTGCTGCATTGGGCCAGTGCCTGGCGATGTCCCCAGGGGCCACCAAACCTGGGGCAGGGTGCTCCGAGGGGCATCACACGCGTCCTCGGGGGCATTTTCCTAACCCCATGACAGCTCCCACCGTGAGCCACCTcccctggcagagcagtgcttgcaccgGGTGCCCGCCCACGCTTGTTTGTCGCAGCCCTAAATAACTTTTTTGTGCGGCCCATGTTAATTTCCAGCGTTTAATGCATATTTCAGCATAATTAGCAGAATAGGAACAATCCACTGTTAATTAATTCAGGCTCGTGCAGCTGATCCGAGGCTCTGAAGTTTGCCACAAGAGGGTGAAAgactcattttgctttttaataaggGCCATCTGTGTGCCAGGCGCGGGGAGCGACACCAGCACCGACCGACGGGGATGCGAGGCCCGCGCCGCTCCTCTCCTCGCCCTGGCAAACCCTGCGCCAGGCAGGGAAACCGCAAAGTGGTGGAGAAAGAGCCCGGCAGGGACATGGGGAAAAAGGGAGGTTTTCAGCCCAACAccataagttttttttttgaggcctgactcatgatttttttaacaCGTGGGGTTGGAAATACAGAGTTAAAAATAGCAAGCTGGCAGGCGCAAGGCTGAGACGGATCATCGTTAGTAATTAATTAATGGAGTCATGGATTTTTAAGGCCTGAAAGGGCTCATTTTGATCAGCCCGCCTGTCTCTTTGGCAGTGGTATCGAGCTTTGATTTAAGGACCCACAGTGATGGAGAGCCCCCAGCATCCTGCTCCAGGCAGCCTCGTGAGCGCTGGCCACCAGCCTAGTTTGGGTTATATTTAACCCAGGGCCATGGATGGGTCACGGccctgtggggctggtgggTGGCTGAGAGCCTGGGGCTGGAGTTGGGGGCTGGCTCTGATGCCCACAACGGGGCCCTCATCCTGGATTTGGGGCAGTGAGTGCTCTGCAGGCAGTTGGAGACCCCCAGTACCATCCCTGTTGGGTCCCCCAAGGGTCTGGGGTCTCTTGGGCAAAAGGGAGCGGGGACACACAAGGTGAGTGACTTGGCTGGTGGGGATGTGGTGGCTTTGCCCATCTGTAGGACCTGGGAGctccttctctctgctctcccaggTCCCAGCCTCGCATCCCCTTCCCGA
Proteins encoded in this region:
- the EFNA2 gene encoding ephrin-A2, whose product is MPPRWEAAALLAALVGVCVWTDDPGKVVSDRYAVYWNRSNPRFHRGDYTVEVSINDYLDIYCPHYEEPLPAERMERYVLYMVNYEGHASCDHRQKGFKRWECNRPDSPNGPLKFSEKFQLFTPFSLGFEFRPGHEYYYISASPPNMVDRPCLKLKVYVRPTNDSLYESPEPIFTSNNSCCSLRVPHAALVVVPVFWTLLAS